One genomic window of Kosmotoga olearia TBF 19.5.1 includes the following:
- a CDS encoding phospholipase D-like domain-containing protein — MKRQLFLFIFILFLVSITNATWRVVSTENSDVPYELVKLIDTAESTVLLVAYSLDLDRIIESLNDAVERGVFVEAIVDDSSVTRTLSKKPKFKLLTDSSSALIHAKFLLVDNSFLVFGTGNFSQSGLVDDSNVFIITDNEEIVQAFTEIYSAVISGNNYFDVFQSIEIYLTPAPESKKRVIEELTNAKDEILFLSYAFTDPEILSVLKLKSAQGIEVKGVIDSWNKNSSPVFKWVTTGMRVRVNPNEWRVHDKIIIIDRKTAIFGSANLTLSAWERNREIIVIIELKEIVDRLINHFNYIWEVCSNDS; from the coding sequence ATGAAAAGACAACTGTTTCTGTTCATCTTCATACTTTTTTTGGTTTCAATCACTAACGCAACATGGCGGGTTGTATCCACAGAAAATAGTGATGTACCTTACGAATTGGTGAAGCTTATTGATACGGCCGAAAGCACAGTTCTTTTGGTAGCTTATTCCCTTGATCTTGACAGGATAATCGAATCATTGAATGATGCAGTTGAGCGAGGCGTTTTTGTTGAGGCAATTGTTGACGATTCTTCTGTTACGAGGACACTGTCAAAAAAACCTAAATTCAAATTACTCACTGACAGTTCTTCAGCGTTGATTCACGCTAAGTTTTTACTGGTAGACAACAGTTTTCTTGTTTTTGGAACCGGGAACTTCTCTCAATCTGGACTGGTTGATGATTCCAATGTGTTCATAATAACTGATAATGAGGAGATTGTACAAGCGTTCACTGAAATATATTCGGCGGTCATTTCTGGAAATAATTATTTCGATGTTTTCCAAAGTATTGAAATTTATCTTACCCCTGCACCGGAATCCAAGAAGCGGGTTATTGAAGAGCTTACAAATGCAAAAGACGAGATTCTCTTTTTATCTTATGCTTTTACAGATCCCGAGATCCTCAGCGTTTTAAAACTCAAAAGCGCTCAGGGGATCGAGGTGAAAGGGGTTATTGATTCCTGGAACAAAAATTCTTCACCCGTCTTCAAATGGGTAACAACGGGAATGCGGGTGAGAGTCAACCCCAACGAGTGGAGGGTTCACGATAAGATAATAATTATCGATAGAAAAACCGCGATTTTTGGTTCCGCCAATCTCACTTTAAGTGCCTGGGAAAGAAATCGAGAAATCATTGTTATAATTGAATTGAAAGAGATTGTAGACAGGCTTATAAATCATTTTAACTACATCTGGGAGGTTTGTTCAAATGATAGTTAG
- a CDS encoding isoprenyl transferase codes for MKIPTHIAIIMDGNGRWAKQRGLRRTEGHKKGAEVADSVARWAAELGIRYLTLYAFSTENWKRPKEEVEFLFNLLVRYINNRLNEIINEGIKLKFLGRIQQLPGNIRRFCENIEQKTAKNDRLNLIIALNYGGRAEIIDAVNKILAAKLKKVDEHIFERYLYLPEMPEPDLIIRTSGEKRLSNFLMWESAYSELYFCEKLWPEFTKDDFLQAIEDYSRRKRKFGAVIKDEE; via the coding sequence ATGAAGATACCTACTCATATTGCTATCATAATGGATGGCAACGGTCGCTGGGCCAAACAAAGAGGATTACGGAGAACGGAAGGGCATAAAAAAGGTGCTGAGGTCGCAGACAGTGTTGCCCGATGGGCAGCGGAACTCGGGATTCGTTATCTTACTCTGTACGCTTTCTCCACGGAAAACTGGAAACGCCCGAAAGAGGAGGTTGAATTTCTTTTCAATTTGCTCGTTCGTTACATCAACAACCGCTTGAACGAGATCATTAACGAAGGTATAAAACTGAAATTTCTCGGGCGAATTCAACAACTGCCAGGAAATATACGCAGATTTTGTGAGAATATAGAACAGAAAACCGCAAAAAACGACCGCCTGAATTTGATCATTGCCTTAAACTATGGAGGACGTGCTGAGATCATAGACGCTGTAAACAAAATCCTCGCTGCCAAGCTCAAAAAAGTAGATGAACATATCTTTGAACGTTACCTTTATCTCCCCGAAATGCCGGAGCCGGATCTAATAATCAGAACTTCCGGAGAAAAAAGGCTAAGTAATTTTCTAATGTGGGAAAGTGCTTATTCAGAGCTGTATTTCTGTGAAAAGCTCTGGCCTGAGTTTACGAAAGATGATTTTTTACAGGCGATTGAAGATTATTCCAGAAGAAAGAGAAAATTTGGTGCGGTGATAAAGGATGAAGAGTAA
- a CDS encoding Cof-type HAD-IIB family hydrolase, translating to MINGVVIDIDGTFIDSEEKIPIENLEVFRELEAKGLRVIFASGRMLTSVKNFISKISDKAYPIIAYNGAVVYVNGENIFNQVLLQDTAVRIVERALSNNMYIQAYVDDRLVVPKDCEEARSYASHSGVDFMVVEDLTNYLSKHPTIKLLMIAPSEQIDNLRLEFSEIFPEVDFVRSFSTYLDIVPKGVSKGKALEILCKHLEIDIGKLIAFGDNDNDISLFERCGFSIAMANATQRAKKAADVIAPSNDEAGFARVMKKLLTLCD from the coding sequence GTGATTAATGGTGTCGTTATCGATATAGATGGAACTTTTATAGACAGCGAAGAGAAGATCCCGATAGAAAACCTTGAAGTTTTCAGAGAACTTGAGGCTAAAGGCTTACGAGTGATATTTGCCAGTGGTAGGATGCTTACTTCTGTGAAGAATTTTATATCGAAAATCTCTGATAAGGCTTATCCCATAATCGCGTATAACGGTGCTGTTGTGTATGTGAATGGTGAGAATATCTTTAATCAGGTACTCTTACAGGATACTGCTGTAAGGATCGTTGAGCGTGCCTTGAGTAACAATATGTATATTCAAGCATATGTTGACGACAGGTTAGTTGTTCCAAAAGACTGTGAAGAAGCTCGATCCTATGCTTCACATTCTGGTGTTGATTTTATGGTTGTTGAAGATTTGACAAATTATCTTTCTAAACACCCGACCATTAAACTTTTGATGATAGCTCCTTCAGAGCAAATTGATAACCTCAGATTGGAGTTCAGCGAAATTTTTCCTGAAGTCGATTTTGTAAGGTCTTTCAGTACATATCTTGATATTGTTCCCAAAGGGGTCTCGAAGGGGAAAGCCCTGGAGATTCTTTGCAAACACCTGGAGATCGATATCGGAAAATTAATAGCTTTTGGGGACAATGATAACGACATTTCGCTTTTTGAACGTTGTGGATTCTCTATTGCTATGGCAAATGCCACTCAAAGAGCAAAAAAGGCTGCCGATGTCATTGCACCTTCGAACGATGAAGCTGGATTTGCGAGAGTCATGAAAAAGCTTCTAACACTGTGCGATTAG
- the secF gene encoding protein translocase subunit SecF has protein sequence MRYNFDFVGKRKGFLTLSLVLVALTLVMVFTKGFNLGVDFTGGIEISVTVSDLEMSVGEMRGLLSSVNPIFESARIIKQKPLTQEGSSDQLARFSIVVNSENEQGLKEDIIKALTSKGVKSSNILSVNRISGFAAQEIKGYAWTAVIVAVALILLYITIRFRFSFGIGAIIALVHDILITLGFYSIFGIEINAPVVAALLTLLGYSLNDTIVVYDRVRENLRKLRGKSIEEIVNRSINEVIVRSLNTSLTTFTAVLMLFIFSGEVLRPFAFGIMVGVVVGTYSSLHIAAPVVITWLGRSKVKIK, from the coding sequence ATGAGATACAACTTTGATTTTGTTGGTAAAAGAAAGGGATTCCTTACTCTATCATTGGTGCTTGTAGCATTGACGCTCGTCATGGTGTTCACTAAGGGTTTTAACCTCGGCGTGGATTTCACCGGCGGTATAGAGATCAGCGTTACAGTTTCAGATTTAGAAATGTCTGTCGGCGAGATGAGAGGACTTTTGAGTTCCGTGAATCCCATCTTTGAATCTGCTCGAATCATCAAGCAGAAGCCGTTAACTCAAGAAGGTAGTTCTGATCAGCTTGCCAGGTTCTCTATTGTTGTCAATTCGGAAAATGAGCAGGGGCTCAAAGAGGATATCATTAAAGCGCTTACTTCAAAGGGAGTAAAAAGCAGCAATATTCTTTCGGTAAACAGAATCTCAGGGTTCGCTGCTCAGGAGATCAAAGGGTATGCATGGACAGCGGTTATCGTTGCTGTTGCTCTTATATTGCTTTACATAACAATACGTTTCAGGTTCTCTTTTGGTATTGGTGCAATTATCGCTCTTGTTCACGATATACTCATAACACTCGGTTTCTATAGTATCTTTGGCATAGAAATAAACGCACCTGTGGTTGCCGCACTTCTAACGTTGCTGGGGTATTCTCTTAATGATACTATTGTTGTATATGACAGGGTCAGGGAAAATCTCCGTAAGCTTAGAGGGAAAAGCATAGAGGAAATCGTCAACAGGAGCATCAACGAGGTTATCGTTAGATCTTTGAATACGTCTTTGACAACGTTCACAGCCGTTCTGATGCTCTTTATATTTTCTGGAGAAGTTCTTAGACCCTTTGCCTTTGGAATCATGGTAGGTGTTGTAGTCGGTACATATTCTTCGTTGCACATAGCGGCACCGGTTGTCATTACCTGGCTCGGACGCTCGAAAGTAAAGATAAAATAA
- a CDS encoding phosphatidate cytidylyltransferase: MKSKSDVFTRILTALTISPFVVLCFVSYKSLVGLVATVVFFASYEYLTFSLKGHGHTIVRLLVNTLVVLSTMFYGLALEKFVYSNDNAKRPELVFLIIMIAISSIVIFSIKDPKKAKDFVVNGIFSLFYVAMNLSFFFPIYLKFGASLALLTLVSVWVYDAGAYFIGMRFGRIRISPSYSPKKSLEGVIGGFVTTFLFFLIYETAREILLSGEIFTLSAVNSLILSAVVAFFGTVGDIVESSFKRYHNVKDSGSILPGHGGMLDRIDGLLFVVPMFYIFLILFS; the protein is encoded by the coding sequence ATGAAGAGTAAATCGGATGTTTTCACAAGAATATTAACTGCATTGACCATTAGCCCATTTGTTGTACTGTGTTTTGTGAGTTACAAATCTCTGGTGGGATTGGTAGCGACTGTTGTCTTCTTTGCCTCTTATGAGTATTTAACCTTCAGTCTTAAAGGGCACGGGCACACCATTGTAAGGTTGCTGGTAAACACCCTTGTGGTTCTCAGTACGATGTTTTATGGGCTTGCTCTGGAAAAATTTGTCTATTCCAACGACAACGCCAAAAGACCTGAACTTGTTTTTTTAATTATCATGATAGCCATTTCCTCCATCGTTATCTTTTCGATAAAGGACCCAAAAAAAGCTAAGGATTTTGTCGTAAATGGTATTTTTTCCCTTTTTTATGTAGCAATGAATCTATCTTTTTTCTTCCCCATATATCTAAAATTCGGGGCAAGTTTAGCGTTGCTTACGCTGGTATCAGTCTGGGTATATGATGCGGGAGCGTACTTTATCGGAATGAGATTTGGCAGGATAAGAATATCACCTTCTTACAGCCCCAAGAAAAGCCTTGAAGGGGTAATAGGAGGGTTTGTAACCACATTCTTGTTCTTTCTTATATACGAAACCGCCAGGGAAATACTCCTATCTGGAGAGATTTTTACTCTCAGCGCAGTCAATTCATTGATACTTTCCGCCGTTGTAGCTTTCTTCGGCACGGTGGGCGATATTGTGGAATCATCATTTAAGAGGTATCATAATGTTAAAGATTCTGGCAGCATTCTTCCCGGGCACGGTGGAATGCTCGATAGAATAGATGGTTTGCTGTTTGTGGTGCCCATGTTTTACATTTTCTTGATATTATTCAGTTGA
- the frr gene encoding ribosome recycling factor, translating into MKNMLLKDAEERMKKSTEKISEEFSHMRTGRPSPAILEEIKVDYYGVPTPINQLATINVSEDRSLIIRPWEKNMLSHIEKAILASNLGLTPINDGNVVRLNFPIPTTEQREKWVKLSKEIAEKGKIAVRNIRRDVLKEAKEMEKNKEMTEDDLRRFEEELQKLTDKYVEEMDKLFEKKKKEIMEF; encoded by the coding sequence ATGAAAAATATGCTTCTGAAAGATGCTGAAGAGCGCATGAAAAAAAGCACAGAAAAAATCTCTGAAGAGTTCAGCCATATGAGAACCGGAAGACCTTCGCCTGCAATCCTCGAGGAAATCAAGGTGGATTATTATGGCGTTCCTACCCCCATTAATCAGTTAGCAACGATAAATGTTAGTGAGGATAGGTCTTTAATCATCAGGCCGTGGGAAAAGAACATGCTCTCCCATATTGAAAAAGCTATATTGGCCTCTAATCTGGGATTGACCCCCATCAACGATGGTAACGTTGTGCGACTGAATTTCCCCATTCCGACAACTGAACAGAGGGAAAAATGGGTAAAACTGAGCAAAGAGATCGCTGAAAAGGGAAAAATAGCGGTCAGGAACATCAGGCGTGACGTTCTAAAGGAAGCTAAAGAAATGGAAAAGAACAAGGAAATGACAGAAGACGATCTTCGAAGATTTGAGGAAGAGCTCCAAAAGTTGACCGACAAATACGTTGAAGAAATGGATAAGCTTTTTGAGAAAAAGAAAAAGGAAATCATGGAGTTTTAA
- the secD gene encoding protein translocase subunit SecD, translated as MRANQKRLIVVVIVIVLALLPLVIPRGETAGGSFLSLITSNIRLGLDIKGGALLEYALVTDTPKEEQSTIADRVVEVLRKRLDAAGFTEATVEKVVASISFGEEVPSVRVRVQIPGITDIEKAEKLVGQTGKLYFADVLAIETSDATPGMPSGMAYEISKLKLQGVEPFWTKSFHYGKIENGVENRIWYYISPKINIGGRYVELDGSTITDAKALVNPRPQPGQGKFMVSLEFNRDGRDTFRDITASKSGLPENDIKKRLAIVLDDKVIIAPIVSSTISDGKAVIEGLQTIDEAREIAILVSSGNLPVELKPFNKRVLSPTLGKDIITSALWAGLAGLVIIMIYMVLVYGLMGLVADVALLYNSLLLFGMLALTGSILTLPGIAGIILTIGMTVDGNILIFERIKEELRVGKTPENAVDSAFNKVFWTIFDANLTTILAGLVLLYFGTGTVKGFAVTLIIGVLGAMFTNLVASRTMLVGMAGSINAARYVKATGGEGSDKR; from the coding sequence ATGAGAGCAAACCAAAAACGTCTCATTGTTGTTGTAATTGTTATTGTTCTCGCGCTTCTTCCCCTGGTTATACCTCGTGGAGAAACGGCTGGAGGTTCTTTTTTGTCGCTAATTACTTCCAACATTCGATTGGGTCTTGACATCAAAGGTGGAGCCCTGCTTGAGTATGCTCTGGTAACTGACACTCCTAAAGAAGAGCAAAGCACAATAGCCGATAGAGTTGTGGAAGTGCTTAGAAAGAGGCTTGATGCTGCCGGGTTCACTGAAGCGACCGTTGAGAAGGTTGTTGCAAGTATTAGCTTTGGCGAAGAGGTGCCTTCTGTTAGGGTGCGTGTGCAGATACCAGGGATAACCGATATCGAAAAAGCCGAAAAACTCGTTGGGCAAACGGGTAAATTGTACTTTGCTGATGTTCTTGCCATCGAGACGTCAGATGCAACACCAGGTATGCCTTCTGGAATGGCTTATGAGATAAGCAAACTCAAACTTCAAGGAGTCGAGCCTTTCTGGACCAAAAGCTTTCATTATGGAAAGATCGAAAACGGTGTTGAAAACAGGATATGGTATTATATAAGTCCTAAAATAAACATCGGTGGAAGATATGTAGAGCTCGATGGAAGTACCATTACTGATGCGAAGGCACTGGTAAATCCGAGACCACAACCCGGTCAAGGTAAGTTCATGGTTTCTCTGGAGTTCAATAGAGACGGTAGAGATACCTTCAGAGATATCACAGCTTCCAAATCGGGACTTCCCGAGAACGATATAAAGAAAAGACTGGCGATTGTTCTAGATGATAAAGTTATCATTGCGCCGATCGTCTCTTCAACGATTTCCGATGGAAAGGCAGTTATTGAAGGACTTCAAACGATCGATGAAGCCAGGGAGATCGCCATACTTGTCAGCAGTGGAAACCTGCCAGTTGAGCTTAAACCTTTCAACAAAAGGGTACTTTCTCCTACTCTGGGTAAGGACATAATAACATCAGCCCTCTGGGCCGGGCTTGCTGGCCTGGTTATCATTATGATTTACATGGTGCTTGTCTATGGCTTGATGGGACTCGTTGCTGATGTTGCTTTGCTTTATAACTCGCTCCTTCTCTTCGGAATGCTTGCGTTGACCGGATCGATCCTGACGCTTCCTGGTATTGCGGGTATCATCCTTACAATAGGTATGACCGTGGATGGAAACATTCTCATATTTGAGAGAATCAAAGAAGAACTCAGAGTTGGAAAAACACCTGAAAATGCTGTTGATAGTGCTTTCAACAAGGTGTTCTGGACGATATTTGATGCGAATCTGACCACAATTCTTGCCGGTCTCGTGCTTCTTTACTTTGGAACGGGAACAGTTAAGGGATTTGCTGTAACGCTCATAATTGGAGTTTTAGGCGCAATGTTTACTAACCTGGTTGCCTCCAGAACAATGCTCGTTGGAATGGCCGGAAGCATCAATGCTGCACGCTACGTAAAGGCTACCGGCGGTGAAGGGAGCGATAAAAGATGA
- a CDS encoding NAD+ synthase, producing the protein MIVRLGLAQINTTVGDLKGNVTKINEYIDLAEKKGVSILVFPELAITGYPPEDLVLRTGFIKDNLSALEKVREYTIDKELLVILGFVDFDFEIYNAAAVLHNGEKVAVYRKMHLPNYSVFDEKRYFSAGKKALILRNKNLRIGVNICEDLWVPSGPINEQTIFGANLIINLSASPFTAGKSRKRLELLSTRASEYSCAIAYCNLVGGQDELVFDGLSAVVLPDGRSFIARGFEEELFITDLDLDIATRYNLYEGKRKSFKANAELEEKEISFTLRDNIEFLTSHRIAEGIEEIFNALVLGLRDYVKKNGFSTVTLGLSGGMDSSLAACIAVEALGRENVVGVLMPSEYTSNTSIEDAKMLAKNLGIKTLTVPITAIYHSYLGTLSDAFKGREQDVTEENIQARIRGNILMALSNKFGWLVLATGNKSELATGYATLYGDMAGGFAVLKDVYKTDVYRLADYFNRTKKTEIIPRRVFEKPPSAELRPNQTDQDTLPPYETLDKILKLFIEEGLSANEILEHGFDNNTVNFTLKLLKKNEYKRRQGAPGIKISRRAFGKDWRMPITNDYNTTFMDGENGD; encoded by the coding sequence ATGATAGTTAGACTTGGACTCGCACAGATCAACACCACAGTTGGGGATTTGAAAGGTAATGTAACGAAGATAAATGAATACATAGATCTTGCAGAGAAAAAAGGAGTTAGCATTCTTGTTTTTCCGGAATTGGCGATTACTGGTTATCCCCCAGAGGATCTCGTTCTGCGCACGGGGTTCATAAAAGATAATCTTTCAGCTCTTGAAAAGGTCAGAGAATATACAATAGATAAGGAACTTCTTGTGATTTTAGGATTCGTTGATTTTGACTTTGAGATATACAACGCCGCTGCGGTTCTTCATAACGGAGAAAAAGTCGCTGTTTATCGCAAAATGCATCTCCCAAATTATTCAGTTTTTGACGAAAAGCGATATTTTTCGGCCGGAAAAAAGGCTTTAATTCTGAGAAACAAAAACCTCCGCATTGGCGTGAACATCTGTGAGGATCTCTGGGTCCCTTCAGGGCCAATAAATGAACAAACGATATTCGGGGCAAACCTCATAATAAACCTTTCCGCTTCTCCGTTCACTGCCGGAAAGTCAAGAAAACGTTTGGAATTATTATCTACACGCGCTTCAGAATACTCCTGTGCAATCGCTTATTGCAACCTCGTTGGAGGCCAGGACGAGCTTGTTTTCGATGGATTGAGCGCGGTTGTTCTGCCAGACGGAAGGAGCTTCATAGCACGAGGGTTTGAGGAGGAACTGTTCATTACGGATCTGGACCTCGATATCGCAACTCGATACAATCTTTATGAAGGAAAGCGGAAAAGCTTCAAAGCGAATGCTGAACTGGAAGAAAAGGAAATAAGCTTCACACTTCGTGATAACATCGAGTTTTTGACTTCTCACAGGATAGCGGAAGGCATAGAGGAAATTTTCAATGCGCTTGTCCTTGGTTTGAGAGACTACGTAAAGAAAAATGGTTTTAGTACCGTGACCCTCGGTCTCAGTGGTGGTATGGATTCTTCTCTTGCAGCTTGTATAGCCGTTGAGGCACTCGGAAGGGAAAACGTTGTTGGTGTGTTGATGCCTTCAGAGTACACCTCCAACACGAGCATTGAAGATGCCAAAATGCTTGCAAAGAATCTCGGGATAAAAACCCTGACCGTTCCTATAACTGCGATTTATCATTCATATCTTGGAACGCTTTCTGATGCTTTTAAAGGAAGAGAACAGGATGTAACGGAAGAAAATATACAGGCACGAATAAGAGGCAACATCCTTATGGCACTTTCTAACAAATTCGGCTGGCTTGTTCTGGCAACCGGCAACAAGAGCGAACTGGCTACGGGGTATGCCACCCTTTATGGCGATATGGCTGGAGGCTTTGCCGTCCTTAAAGACGTATACAAAACGGACGTTTATAGATTGGCAGATTATTTCAACCGTACTAAGAAAACCGAGATAATCCCCAGAAGAGTTTTTGAAAAACCGCCTTCGGCTGAACTCCGGCCAAACCAGACAGATCAGGACACACTTCCTCCATACGAAACACTGGATAAAATCCTGAAACTTTTTATAGAGGAAGGGCTTTCAGCCAATGAAATACTCGAACATGGTTTCGATAATAATACTGTGAACTTCACGCTAAAGCTGCTTAAGAAAAATGAATATAAGCGAAGGCAGGGGGCACCTGGAATAAAAATTTCAAGGAGGGCCTTTGGAAAAGATTGGCGAATGCCGATAACTAACGATTATAATACAACATTTATGGATGGTGAAAACGGTGATTAA
- a CDS encoding PAS domain-containing protein translates to MLEVTYGSRIILVGKSQKDAKRLLEAFPDSFDVRYIEEINDDLWKYSDLLVFDFLNTEILQKCREGNVPYLFLLSDIEKVKKYNLKTFEYLIKGPGYLHYLSSVVFFMLEKQGLERRLKFEKEKYFNLVNSMGCGILVIRKRDHRIIFSNRVAQNILGYSEDELSRMVFDELTTNVKTIKKLNSGSIKCLETTLKTSLGDIRYVRCNTSEMVYGAEVVSQFTFMDITQEKRNREEIAFQWNFLDNAEEIAMALDKEGKIVYLNQFAAKSHGYELEEMLGTPERLYLKFTEKELEEQKNILRKNKRWEGDEWRIKRNGSLFITSTKRTLIETELGKLELVVAMDVTERRKLQEKLELHSLILKNVREVAFALDINGRLIYMNEAAERFFKVEFDSVYGLQAEDIKPKLLKNFITLVWKKKEITDNELLEVVDEKGTKILIEYSSQIVKNVQGEEIAVVFAIRTNEHLNKLLGELLRKSDLLYHMQQMLVAVDLEGRIIYANNQWLKHNGFTDLSEVHGKKLVPNFVKITLKERNLVKKEISSNGFWKGRLIHLFGGKKSYSVDTIIVRLKNEEGYFMADVIIIPLKRKEKEDSEGNYETGTAKEHG, encoded by the coding sequence TTGTTAGAGGTTACATATGGTTCCCGAATTATACTCGTAGGCAAAAGTCAGAAAGATGCAAAAAGGCTCCTGGAAGCCTTCCCGGATAGCTTTGATGTTAGATATATCGAAGAGATTAACGATGACCTATGGAAATATTCAGACCTTCTCGTGTTTGACTTTTTAAACACGGAAATCCTCCAAAAGTGCCGTGAAGGCAATGTACCTTATTTGTTCTTGCTTTCAGATATCGAAAAGGTAAAAAAATACAATTTAAAGACTTTTGAATACCTGATCAAAGGTCCCGGTTATTTACATTATCTCAGCAGTGTTGTTTTCTTCATGCTTGAGAAACAAGGTCTTGAAAGGAGGCTGAAATTCGAGAAAGAAAAGTATTTTAATCTCGTTAACAGTATGGGCTGTGGTATCCTTGTGATAAGAAAGAGAGATCATAGGATTATTTTTTCTAACCGTGTCGCCCAGAATATCCTTGGATATTCTGAAGACGAGCTCTCCAGAATGGTCTTTGATGAATTAACAACCAATGTCAAAACAATAAAAAAACTCAATTCCGGAAGCATCAAATGTTTGGAAACTACCCTGAAGACCTCTTTAGGCGATATACGCTATGTTAGGTGCAACACTTCAGAAATGGTCTATGGCGCAGAGGTTGTCTCACAATTCACATTTATGGATATAACCCAGGAAAAAAGGAATCGCGAAGAAATCGCCTTTCAGTGGAATTTTCTGGACAATGCCGAAGAAATAGCCATGGCGCTTGATAAAGAAGGAAAAATCGTTTATCTCAACCAATTCGCGGCGAAATCCCACGGATACGAACTCGAAGAAATGTTAGGCACCCCTGAAAGATTGTATTTAAAATTTACTGAGAAAGAGCTTGAAGAACAAAAGAACATCCTTAGAAAAAACAAACGATGGGAAGGCGATGAATGGCGGATAAAAAGGAATGGCAGTCTCTTCATTACGAGTACCAAAAGGACTCTAATCGAAACTGAGCTGGGGAAACTTGAGCTTGTAGTCGCAATGGATGTAACAGAAAGAAGAAAGCTTCAAGAAAAACTGGAACTGCATTCACTGATTCTGAAGAATGTGAGAGAGGTTGCTTTTGCTTTAGATATTAATGGTAGACTTATATACATGAACGAAGCCGCCGAAAGGTTCTTTAAGGTGGAGTTCGACAGCGTTTATGGATTACAGGCAGAAGACATAAAACCCAAACTTTTGAAAAACTTCATAACGCTTGTGTGGAAAAAGAAAGAAATTACCGATAACGAACTACTGGAAGTGGTCGACGAAAAGGGCACAAAAATACTCATTGAATATTCCTCACAAATAGTTAAAAATGTTCAAGGAGAAGAAATTGCGGTTGTTTTCGCCATAAGAACAAACGAACATCTGAACAAATTACTTGGCGAACTCCTAAGGAAATCTGACTTGCTGTATCATATGCAACAAATGCTGGTTGCTGTGGATCTTGAAGGTCGTATTATTTACGCTAACAACCAGTGGCTCAAACACAATGGATTCACGGATTTATCCGAGGTTCATGGAAAAAAATTAGTACCCAATTTCGTGAAGATAACTTTGAAAGAAAGAAATCTTGTAAAGAAGGAAATCTCTAGCAATGGCTTCTGGAAAGGCCGGCTTATTCATTTATTCGGAGGCAAAAAATCGTACTCAGTCGATACAATCATCGTCCGTCTTAAAAATGAGGAAGGATATTTTATGGCTGATGTTATTATTATTCCTCTAAAAAGAAAAGAAAAAGAGGATTCGGAGGGAAACTATGAGACAGGAACAGCTAAAGAACATGGATGA
- the yajC gene encoding preprotein translocase subunit YajC: MFPILGFVAYGPAAPETTSPVPTGATGGFAGIIVWLVIMIGLFYFMIILPQKRRDKKFKELMSKLKVGDRVITVGGIIGKVTNIKENTVRIKTGNGSEIDIARRSVTAILGKGTPTDIDPGIQ, translated from the coding sequence ATGTTCCCTATTTTGGGTTTTGTTGCCTATGGTCCCGCTGCTCCTGAGACCACATCGCCAGTTCCGACTGGTGCCACAGGTGGATTTGCCGGTATAATTGTGTGGCTGGTAATAATGATTGGTTTGTTTTATTTCATGATTATCCTTCCACAAAAGCGTAGGGACAAGAAATTTAAGGAACTGATGTCCAAATTGAAGGTTGGAGACAGGGTAATCACCGTTGGTGGAATCATCGGAAAAGTTACAAACATCAAGGAAAATACCGTAAGGATAAAAACTGGCAATGGTTCAGAGATAGACATTGCCAGAAGGTCCGTGACGGCTATTCTCGGGAAAGGAACCCCAACGGACATAGATCCTGGAATTCAGTAA